CCAGCTGCTATGCGCTGGACATGAACGGCACTGGTTACTGCGAATGGAACTACAATGGACTGGGCATCGATTATCAGATATTGGCCGGGCCCACGTTCATACTGGTCTTCACCATAGCGGGCGTCTTTATGGGCTTTGCGGCCGATAAATACAATCGGGTCAAAATGCTGACCGTGTGCACCATCATCTTTGGCATTGCCATTCTGCTGCAGGGCACCGTCAAGGAGTACTGGCATTTGGTGCTGCTGCGCATGGTTATGGCTGCCGGTGAATCGGGTTGTAATCCACTTGCGACGGGCATCATGTCCGACATCTTTCCGGAGAACAAACGCGCCCTGGTCATGGCCATATTCAACTGGGGCATCTATGGCGGCTATGGCATTGCCTTTCCCGTCGGCCGCTACATCACCAAGCTCAACTTCTTCGATATGGGCTGGCGTGTATGCTATTTGGGCGCCGGTGTCCTGACGATCATTGTGGCCGGACTGACGGGCACCACGCTGCGCGAACCGGAACGCAAATCGATTGGCGAGGGCGATCGCACCTCGGCTAGCGGCAAACCCGTCACTCTGTGGCAGGTCATCAAAAGTCCGGCGATGATAATGCTAATGATAGCCGCATCCATACGTCACAGCGGCGGCATGACCTTTGCCTACAATGCAGACCTCTATTATAATACCTATTTCCCGGACGTGGATCTCGGCTGGTGGCTATTCGCCGTCAccattggcattggcagcgTCGGCGTTGTTGTCGGCGGCATTGTCTCCGACAAGATTGTCGCCAAAATGGGCATCCGTTCGCGTGCCTTTGTTTTGGCCATTAGCCAATTGATTGCCACACTGCCTGCTTTTGGTTCCGTCTACTTTGAGCCCTTGTGGGCAATGATAACGCTCGGTCTGAGCTACTTTTTTGCCGAAATGTGGTTCGGCATCGTGTTTGCCATTGTCGTTGAGATTGTGCCGCTGCGCGTTCGCTCCTCGACGATTGGCGTCTTTCTCTTTGTCATGAACAACATTGGCGGCAACTTGCCCATTCTGGTGGATCCTGTCGCCAAGGTCATCGGTTATCGCGGCTCCATCATGATCTTCTATGCCGGCTTCTACGGCGTCAGTAAGTACCTcaataattgcatttatttatactcCATTGACTTTATCCTCTTGTTAACCTGCTTCTCTGCCTGCTAAAATTAACAAGCAGCTTAAATGTTTTCAGTGTTGCCACTTAGCACATCTGGCAGCACCACGCAATAGCTGTAACTGTCCGAATTTGGCTTGTCCACTTGTTTCCTTGGCGTTGCCGCCTagcagaaaaatgaaaaaacaatagaAAGTTAAGCGTTAGCTGAGCTGGAAACCAACAGAGATATATGCTGAAATACGTGTTCCACTGGAATACGTGACTTGAATGGAAAGTAGGAAGTTCAAAAAATTGGGTGACCCCTGCGTAGGAATAAAAACTTTCAGCTGGAAGATGGAGGGGAACGCACAGTGTTGTATTTATAGGCAAGCAGTGCATTAATTGAAAATCAGACAAAAAAGAGGAAAGTAGAAAGATGAAAAAGAAAGTGAAGTGCTTGAGAGAGTGTCCGGCTAGAAGATACTCTGTACTCAGTACAGACATGAGAAATTTATTCCCAaccaatttctgttttttttcttatgcAACCGTTAAACGTTCTTTTCGGATCTTAATAGAGACCTTACAATTCAATTTGGCGAGTGGAAAAAGGGAAGAATGTGACCTAAAATTAAGTAtgtaaaatgcatttgcaatttaaaatacTTGTAGGAAATTGGGGTACGGAATGGCACCACCCCCAAAGTTGAGGAGGAACAAATATGCGCATATAGACATTATAAtagtttaatatttataatttctcaCCTGTTGTGGCAGCATTTCACAGCTATTGCTAGgtacatatatgaataattGATTATGATAGGGCGATTATCAATAATTGTGTCCATCACGTGTTTCACGTTTTCAACGGTTATTATTCACGTGGTATGGTACGAGCCGTAACAGCCGCGGCACTCAGCTCTACCCCGAACCCACAGCCGATGTTAATTTGTACACTTGCTTCACCCCACAACAGGCTCTATACTGTTCCTGATTACCTGTTTCCTGCTCGAGGGCAAGGCCAAGCCGAATGCCACGGAGCAGGAGTCACAGAAGACGCATCCGGATGCGGTATTGAATGCACGCCAAATGCACGGACATGACAACTCGGTGTTCAGTGTGGACGAGACCCTGCCCTCGAACGGACGACCCGCCCAGCTGCCGCAGCACCTTCAGATGTCCAGCAACGGCTACGAGAAGTCACAATCGACGCAGCCGCGTCACAATGGCGCCGAGAGCAGCAGACTGTAGTATTATGACGagcccaaaacaaaacaaaaaaaaaacctcgtcagacaaacaaatcaaaactgATTTTACTTAACAAgtgcttttgtttttccttgTAAAAAATATGATATTCTCAGCACAAatgaaatacataaatatgttagGATTAGCTAAAGCTTCGAACATTGACAGTAAACTCtttcaaaaattcaaattcaaattcagcaAATTTTTAAACTTCAACAAAAGCATAACTGAAGAAAACAAtatgaatttgattttgtaaaatataacaaaatttccaatgcaaaaataattgaaattcagcaaatttttaaacttaaaaacTTAGCTGAAGAAAAGAATATACAAATTGGATAAATTACAGCCAacaaattttccatttgcgaacattttaaaacttaaaaaaaaaaaataaataaaaaaaaaatatgaaaagcgCAAATAGTCGTATGTCAAGCTTGATAGCTGCtaattgcttctttttttattattataattaagaaattaatttttgttttttaataatataatcgaTTTTTACAACTCAAGTAGTCGTATGTCATGCTCGATAGCTTCTaaatctttcttttttttttaatattattattattaaacttattttttgttcttttgtaatataattgatttttttttattgaatttttgtaaaaaattgACTTAGTCTTAAGCGAAAGACCAGTTAGTCTTAAGCCCTGTGGACCAACCCTCTAGACCTACCTTGGGTTGCGTCCAAGCTTACCATGCTACCCATGTTTTTGTGTCTCGTACCAAGCGATCCTCCCATTTGTACTTAATTTGGTTAGTGAAatccatatgtatgtaatataAAAATCACGAATAAAACCTGTTTTGttaatgctaaaaaaaaacaagtaagaggttctagtcgggagctcccgactaggggataccctgaaccctcttcttccagtatcaaatgcatatacatatatattctatttaagaagctatgtgtcaagtttggggaatctagctcttattatttaccaaaattgcccaaaaatcaggatatcgatatcgatttgtatcgattggttggaaacggagtaagttatcgattatcagaaacaaactcgatctgcgcaggcactttcgcaccgacctcgattttgcaaaaaaaaaacgtgatgtgccattttgacgatttgggtcaaaattttggatttgatgccaatcgatagaactgatccttacaagtcaaaaatggtttaaaattccaaaatcggacattatttgacggaaatattccaaaaaatcatcaaaaaggttgaatttacgaacgaatcggttttttgtcaacaacatttttcaacccatcgatgattgatttgtttaaatgccaattgatggtagggatccgtacgcattcaaaaaggtataacattttaaaatcggacattatttacccgagatattaaaataaaatcatcagaaaagtttcgattttcacaccgacatcgattttggaaaagaacgtgatgatttggaaggagttatgtcgttttgaaacgtcatatctccccgcggagttatgtcgtttcgaaacgtcatatctccccgcggagttatatcgttttggaacgtcatatctccgcgcggaggtatgtcgttttggagcgtcatatctccgtcaTAAATCCGCGACttaaaatgtcgttttgaaacgtcatatctccgcgcgaagttatgtcgttttagaacatcatatctccgcgcggagttatgtcgttttagaacatcatatctccgcgcggagttatgtcgtttcgaaacgtcatatctccccgcggagttctgtcgttttggaacgccataactccgcgtggagttatgtcgatttggaacgtgatatctccgcgcggagttatatcgttttggaacgtcatatctccccgcggagttctgtcgttttggaacgccatatctccgcgtggagttatgtcgatttggaacgtcatatctccccgcggagttatgttgtttcgaaacgtcatatctccccgcggagttatgtcgttttagaacatcatatctccgcgcggagttatgtcgttttagaacatcatatctccgcgcggagttatgtcgttttggaacgtcatatctccgcgcggagttatgtcgtttcgaaacgtcatatctccccgcggagttctgtcgttttggaacgccataactccgcgtggagttaggtcgatttggaacgtgatatctccgcgcggagttatatcgttttggaacgtcatatctccccgcggagttctgtcgttttggaacgccatatctccgcgtgaagttatgtcgatttggaacgtcatatctccccgcggagctatatcgttttgaaacgtcatatctccgcgcggagctattacccgagatattaaatataatcatctaaaaagtttcgattttcgcacctaCCGAGATcgagattttgaaaaaaaaaaaacatgatgccattgcccttgccattttgtcgatttgggtcaaaattttcgattttctttttttgatgtcaatcgatagaactgatccttacgagtaaaaaatggtatgaaattgcaaaatcggacattatttgacggaaatattcccaaagatcatcaaaaaggttgaatttacgaacgaatccgttttttgtcaacaacatttttgaacccttcgatgattaatttgtttgaatgccaatggatggtagggatccgtacgcattcaaaaaggtataacattttaaaatcagacattatttacccgagatattaaaaaaaaatcatcagaaaagtgtagattttcgcaccgacatcgattttggaaaaaaacgtgatgatttggaaggagttatgtcgtttcgaaacgttatatctccccgcgaagttctgtcgttttggaacatcatatctccgcgcagagctattacccgagatattaaaaaaaaatcatcgaaaaagtttcgatttcgCACTAGAACTAGTTAGAGCAGTCGGGATACTATCGACTGTTAAGATTGTGTTTACAATGGAACTCCATTCTGTCAGCCAAAACGGAAGAAAACCCCAATTTTGGATCTTCAGAGAAGCTCGAGAGCAGtctatttgtataatttggtGAATCACACATTAAAACGGTCGCAGTTACAAAATCTCTGTGTGATTCGAATATATGTATGAGTATATGTTTGTATACTCCAAGTATCATGTGTCCAGCTTCGTAAGCggttaatataaacaaagatAAACAgagtacatacatacctacccCGAGTGCGCTTGAGTGCGAGATAAGGTTGACTTACTTTATGGATAACCAGAGCTCTCATGACTGACCATCGACCCTTCAGATCCTCCACCATGCAGATGTTGCCATGGCTGGAACAGCAATtcaatatatgcatgtatatatatatacacacacacacacacacccagagAAAGACTCAcacatgcatgtgcatgtgtgcatgggTGTGTCTGCAGCGCTTGGCAACAACAGACGATTGGGTCTGTTTAAAGCGCAGACAACGACTGGCAACAAAAAGGAAGCAGCAATAGCAGGagcaataacaaataacaagCGCTGGCTGCGGCGAATTCGTTAAAGGCCGGCGAATCGCGTCACTTGCTTGCGTCTGCTTTCTGCGGCGTGCTTGAGTGTTAGTGCGTGTATGTATACGTTTATGTTATTGGTATGCGGCAGCTGTGTGAAGGTTGCGGCGTTGCCACACTGCACACTTTTGCGTATTTGCGTTTGTTTAATGTTGCTTCGTACAATTTCGGTATACAAATCATTTCGGTATGCATAATATTATagaataaaacatttaaaactcAATATAAGACTAGTATCaacacagatatatatattattttgtctGTTAGTTGTGACGTCACACGTTCAAACTAAGCAACCTATTTGTTTTCCAACCATGCCAGGCACAACGAAACACATATCGCTTGCCAATTGCCGTCATTCGAGTTCCGACTTCAGAAGTGTGAACCTCGCCAAAGTGAGCATTGCAGCGGACGCTGTTtgatgcaacaacaacaaagacaactacaacaacaattgcaactcAATGGAAATTTAATATCCACACTATTACGGTAAGTTGCATAGATTAAGGAATATTATTAAATGGTAAAACGGTAATATTAACTTCGAACCATTGCTCTTGGTAATAATTCAATATGGCATTCAATGCGTTTGCGTTCGTtcggtaatttttttttctgttggtATGTGTGCGACTGTACGTAAATGTGTTCGTGTGTCGCGTTAATGTgcgtctgtgtatgtgtgtgtctgtgtttctTATTTTGTGATTATTCTTTCATTGTGGTTATGTTACGCGTTTATCAAGTGTGCTGTGTTGATCGGTTCCGTTTTACTTTCTTTCTTtggactgtttttttttttatttttctcagtTGTACAGTGCAAAATCTATTTGCAAGTAGGTTGGATATCATTTCCAACAGTATGATTTGCAACTATTTCATCATCTTCCAGAGATCgcgtcatttttttttcagattGAATTAGTTTCTTAATTTTCCTTCTTGGTCTCCTTGGTATAGCtttatttcaataaaagcTTTCAAGTTTCAAGGGGATAAGGTCTACAGAAAAAAAGCGAATGCTTTTTACAAACTAGAAAGAAACGTGTCAATTGTTTCAAAAATACCaacatttggtattttttggtattttgttacTCCCAATTGACGGATGATAGAATTGCTCTGAAAGAGCTCTAAGTTGAGCGAAGCTTTTGCTGCCTGTTCAGAAGCTTTTTAGATCTACTATCAATCGGCAAACAAACACGAGCAAGTAAATGTACATTTTGCGTTTTACAAACAGGTGGCATATCGTTGTCTAACACAAAAAAAGCTACAATATCACATTTCGGAGATCCAAATGTAGTATTTGGGGCGGAAACGAATGGGTCACATGCCACATTTATGGTAACAAAGTCGTCCCGCGAATGAATGAGGGAAGAAGTTTGGAACTGTGAAATTAGGGACATATAAAGGGAGGGATATTGAGAAATATCTGGAGTGGTATTTAAAATGAAGAAGATGGAGGTATATTAATGATTCGCCCCATAGAAAGGTCGCCGGGGTGTAGCCTTTGGAGGTGTTTCTCTCTGATTGGGTCAGCCAGGACCCTGACAGCTTGTCGGCTTAACGGGTGCTGAAAAAGATTATGGCGGAGATCCCGTTCGGCCATTGGATCTAAAATAGTGTTTTCAACCAAGTTTTTCTGACGGACGCTACCTTCAGTAGTTGTTAAAGCTGCTCCTAACGTTCTATGATCTTGTCTAGACTTGTAGGTTGTTTTAGTACTAAGCTCAGCTTTGCTACTTCTATAGATCGTCTTAAAATTTATGCTCAAGagaaagaaacaataaaatcgaaatgatgaaatatataaaaaacgcAGAGAGCTTGAAGCGTGGCAAATAACGAGGATTCAACAAACCGATATACAGATTGAAATGGATAACATCTaatgaaacaaataaaataacgaACACTCAAAAGCTTTATGAAAACCTATCTTACCAGCTCTGTGGAGCGCGGGCTAGACATGCCCAGCGAGTAAATGGATTAGGAAataaattggcattaaaatagAACCGAAGATTGTGAACAATAGATATAAAACACAACTGCCAACATCCCGTCAACGGAGACTTAACCAATTCCATGGTTAATTGTTGAAGTTTTACGGGAAAGATAAAAGTGGTGAAAGGATTGGCCACACACTTTCTCTGATCCTGTGTCCTATTGAAATGATAATGTCAAATAAAAGCGCAGAgctattataaaatatattttggagCAACTAAAGCCCAGTGATAAAAAAACCGCCATAAAACCAACGCTATAAAACCCCAAAGTCGGACAAATACTTTTGCCATCCAAAGCGAACTCTTAAGCAGAACATTTGAAATCAATATATCTAATGTGAAATTGAAgctaaatattataaaaatagtttaGTAAAGCGCGTTTTTCTGACGCTGAGCTTTAAAGCTATAATCTTATCTGTCATGGGCTTACATATAATTGCTATGTTGATAAGTCCCacctataaataaatatgctttagatgcaattgaaaGCGGGCACCGACCCTccaatatttatacatttattccTAATCAGCATCAAGAGTTGAATCGAAAGGTGTTCGTCGGcctgttttttatttggagAACAAGCCTCTAAGTTATAAAGCTTTCTCAATTAACCTTTTCAAAGGCCACATATGAtcaataaattgtataaatgaGATGGGAACTAAGAAAAGTGCCCACCAAATCGTTTCCCCAAGTTacaaaattctaaaaaaaagctctgtctaaaaaaaatatattatcaaaGGCGAATACATTAGTCAAATGGGTGTTCGCGCaagtaatataaataaatatatatttttatatatgcgcATGTCTCGCCATAGTACTTTTAATTTGCTGATGCTTTACTTTTatgcatacaatatatatttagattaaAGTCTTACAAGctgtaaaattcaaattttaagtcccatttaaataaaaagtccatatatatatatataaaaaacgacatatatatatatatatatatatatatatatatatatatatatatatatattgatagttGCATGTGCGCAATATCCGGACCGCTTTGAGCTCTTATCATTTATTGGAATAGTTTAACtctacttttctttttgctagAAATTTTCAATATCCTCTCGTGGAGAGTGACACCCTTAAGCCCACAAAAACCTTCTTTTATTGACATACTAAATCGTTTTGTAGCAATGCATGAGATTCGCATTAGAGATGCTCGAGATGTGCAAGGGTTTTTACGGCGCGACCCAACACAAACACGAggcaagtaagaggttctagtcgggagctcccgactagcggataccctgaaccctcttcttccaacatcaaatgcatatatatattctattttagaagcaacatatcatgtttcgtgactctagctcttattaacCAAAAAacgggatatcgatatcgtttttatcgattgcttagagacggattatcgattatcggaaacaaactcgatccgggcaggcactaggagcaactacatctaaaatttcaagtctatatatgttccgtgcggagttatgtcgttttggaacgtcatatctcaacgcggagtaatgtcgttttggaacgccatatgtcgttttggaacattatatctccgcgcggagctattactcgagatattaaaaaaaaatcatcgaaaaacaTGATGCCATtgcccttgccattttgtcgatttgggtcaaaattttggatttcattttttttatgtcaatcgatagaactgatccttacgagtcaaaaatggtagaaaattccaaaatcggacattatttgacggaaatattccaaaaaatcatcacatagatggaatttacgaacgaatcggttttttgtcaacaacatttttcaacccatcgatgattaatttgtttgaatgccaatatatggtagggattcgtacgcattcaaaaaggtataacattttaaaatcggacattatttacccgagatattaaaaaaatatcatcagaaaagtttcgattttcgcacccacatcgattttggaaaaaaacgtgatgatttggaaggagttatgtcgttttgaaacgtcatatctccccgcggagttatgtcgtttcgaaacgtcatatctccccgcggagttatgtcgtttcgaaacgtcatatctccccgcggagttatgtcgttttggaacgtcatatctccgcgcggagttatgtcgttttggagcgtcatatctccgtcatatctccgcgacataaaatgttgttttggaaagtcatatctccgcgcggagttatgtcgttttggaacatcatatctccccgcggagttatgtcgttttagaacatcatatctccgcgcggagctatgtcgttttagaacgtcatatctccgcgcggagttatgtcgttttggaacgtcatatctcagcgcggagttatgtcgttttggaacgtcatatctccgcgcggagttatgtcgttttggaacgtcatatctccgcgcggagttatgtcattttggaacgtcatatctccgcgcggagctatgtcgttttggaacgtcatatctccgcgcggagttatgtcgttttagaacgtcatatctccgcgcggagttatgtcgttttggaacgtcatatctccgcgcggagctatgtcgttttggaacgtcatatctccgcgcggagttatgtcgttttagaacgtcatatctccgcgcggagttatgtcgttttggaacgtcatatctccgcgcggagctatgtcgttttgaaacgtcatatctccgcgcggagctatgtcgttttgaaacgtcatatctccgcgcggagctatgtcgttttggaacgtcatatctccgcgcggagttatgtcgttttggaacgtgatatctccgcgtggagttatatcgtttcggaacgtcatatctccccgcggagttctgtcgttttgaaacgtcatatctccgcgcggagctatatcgttttgaaacgtcatatctccgcgcggagttatgtcgttttggaacgtcatatctccgcgcggagctatgtcgttttgaaacgtcatatctccgcgcggagctatgtcgttttggaacgtcatatctccgcgcggagttatgtcgttttagaacgtcatatctccgcgcggagttatgtcgttttggaacgtcat
This window of the Drosophila virilis strain 15010-1051.87 chromosome X, Dvir_AGI_RSII-ME, whole genome shotgun sequence genome carries:
- the LOC6634593 gene encoding putative metabolite transport protein HI_1104, coding for MIPILEKLSGFYSSYVLGILTIGYILGELGHYLIGVTSKQTAIELDYGDHACQQNSSLFTRHELVTQCSDVKNETSCYALDMNGTGYCEWNYNGLGIDYQILAGPTFILVFTIAGVFMGFAADKYNRVKMLTVCTIIFGIAILLQGTVKEYWHLVLLRMVMAAGESGCNPLATGIMSDIFPENKRALVMAIFNWGIYGGYGIAFPVGRYITKLNFFDMGWRVCYLGAGVLTIIVAGLTGTTLREPERKSIGEGDRTSASGKPVTLWQVIKSPAMIMLMIAASIRHSGGMTFAYNADLYYNTYFPDVDLGWWLFAVTIGIGSVGVVVGGIVSDKIVAKMGIRSRAFVLAISQLIATLPAFGSVYFEPLWAMITLGLSYFFAEMWFGIVFAIVVEIVPLRVRSSTIGVFLFVMNNIGGNLPILVDPVAKVIGYRGSIMIFYAGFYGVSSILFLITCFLLEGKAKPNATEQESQKTHPDAVLNARQMHGHDNSVFSVDETLPSNGRPAQLPQHLQMSSNGYEKSQSTQPRHNGAESSRL